A stretch of Ipomoea triloba cultivar NCNSP0323 chromosome 11, ASM357664v1 DNA encodes these proteins:
- the LOC115997186 gene encoding serine/arginine-rich splicing factor RS2Z33-like isoform X2, which produces MGKCHPLLCLSNDGLIVSGNHFRRVRDVDMKRDYAFIDFSDPRDADDARRYYDGREVDGRRIIVEFAKGVPRGPGGSRDYLGRGPPPGSGRCFNCGIEGHWARDCKAGDWKNKCYRCGERGHIEKKCPNSPQKLKRGRSYSRTPERSRSPHRGRRHSRSYSPSRSYSRSRSPARREQVEPERRSRSPAISRSPEPRSATPSKTQKRSPNPIEASPPSQREESPSKRGKVMADQDGYDRSPPKRAKAMTEQDGYERSPPSKRAKVITEQDGYDRSPPSKRAKAVTEGDGYDRSPPSKREKAMTEDGNDRSPKGKRSHSPSSPERGSVAPRKYDESPFEANGRSGSSPSPRYERSPADDRDDN; this is translated from the exons ATGGGCAAATGCCATCCACTTCTGTGCTTAAGTAATGATGGCCTTATTGTTTCTGGCAACCATTTCCGCAGAGTACGAGATGTGGACATGAAGCGTGACTATGCCTTCATT GATTTTAGTGACCCTCGGGATGCTGATGATGCAAGACGTTATTATGATGGGCGTGAAGTTGATGGACGCCGCATAATTGTGGAATTTGCCAAGGGA GTGCCACGGGGTCCAGGTGGTTCCCGAGATTATCTTGGTCGTGGGCCCCCTCCTGGTTCAGGTCGCTGCTTCAACTGTGGAATTGAAGGTCATTGGGCCCGTGATTGCAAAGCTGGTGATTGGAAAAACAAGTGCTATAGGTGTGGAGAAAGAGGTCATATAGAAAAGAAATGTCCAAATAGTCCACAGAAGCTCAA ACGTGGAAGGAGTTACTCAAGGACACCTGAGAGATCACGTTCTCCTCACCGTGGCCGGAGGCACAGTCGAAGTTACAGCCCAAGCCGCAGCTATAG CCGGTCAAGATCTCCTGCAAGGAGAGAACAAGTTGAGCCCGAGAGAAGATCCAGGAGCCCTGCAATCAGCAGAAGCCCCGAGCCAAGAAGTGCTACTCCCTCTAAAACACAGAAGCGCAGCCCAAACCCCATTGAGGCCAGCCCCCCAAGCCAGAGGGAAGAGAGTCCTTCTAAGAGGGGAAAGGTGATGGCAGACCAAGATGGCTATGATAGAAGCCCTCCTAAGAGGGCAAAGGCTATGACAGAGCAAGATGGCTATGAGAGAAGCCCTCCTTCTAAGAGGGCAAAGGTGATAACAGAACAAGATGGCTATGACAGAAGCCCTCCTTCTAAGAGGGCAAAGGCAGTGACAGAAGGAGATGGCTATGACAGAAGCCCTCCTTCTAAGAGGGAAAAGGCTATGACAGAAGATGGCAATGACAGAAGCCCTAAGGGGAAAAGAAGCCATAGTCCTTCGAGCCCTGAAAGAGGGAGCGTAGCTCCTAGGAAGTATGATGAGAGCCCTTTCGAAGCTAATGGGCGCAGTGGCAGCAGCCCAAGTCCAAGGTATGAAAGGAGCCCTGCTGATGACCGGGACGATAATTAG
- the LOC115997186 gene encoding serine/arginine-rich splicing factor RS2Z33-like isoform X1: MPRYDDRYGSATRLYVGHLSSRTRSRDLERLFCKYGRVRDVDMKRDYAFIDFSDPRDADDARRYYDGREVDGRRIIVEFAKGVPRGPGGSRDYLGRGPPPGSGRCFNCGIEGHWARDCKAGDWKNKCYRCGERGHIEKKCPNSPQKLKRGRSYSRTPERSRSPHRGRRHSRSYSPSRSYSRSRSPARREQVEPERRSRSPAISRSPEPRSATPSKTQKRSPNPIEASPPSQREESPSKRGKVMADQDGYDRSPPKRAKAMTEQDGYERSPPSKRAKVITEQDGYDRSPPSKRAKAVTEGDGYDRSPPSKREKAMTEDGNDRSPKGKRSHSPSSPERGSVAPRKYDESPFEANGRSGSSPSPRYERSPADDRDDN; the protein is encoded by the exons ATGCCTCGTTATGATGATCGGTATGGTAGTGCGACCCGTCTCTATGTGGGTCATTTGTCTTCTCGTACCCGTTCTCGTGATTTGGAGCGATTGTTCTGCAAATACGGGAG AGTACGAGATGTGGACATGAAGCGTGACTATGCCTTCATT GATTTTAGTGACCCTCGGGATGCTGATGATGCAAGACGTTATTATGATGGGCGTGAAGTTGATGGACGCCGCATAATTGTGGAATTTGCCAAGGGA GTGCCACGGGGTCCAGGTGGTTCCCGAGATTATCTTGGTCGTGGGCCCCCTCCTGGTTCAGGTCGCTGCTTCAACTGTGGAATTGAAGGTCATTGGGCCCGTGATTGCAAAGCTGGTGATTGGAAAAACAAGTGCTATAGGTGTGGAGAAAGAGGTCATATAGAAAAGAAATGTCCAAATAGTCCACAGAAGCTCAA ACGTGGAAGGAGTTACTCAAGGACACCTGAGAGATCACGTTCTCCTCACCGTGGCCGGAGGCACAGTCGAAGTTACAGCCCAAGCCGCAGCTATAG CCGGTCAAGATCTCCTGCAAGGAGAGAACAAGTTGAGCCCGAGAGAAGATCCAGGAGCCCTGCAATCAGCAGAAGCCCCGAGCCAAGAAGTGCTACTCCCTCTAAAACACAGAAGCGCAGCCCAAACCCCATTGAGGCCAGCCCCCCAAGCCAGAGGGAAGAGAGTCCTTCTAAGAGGGGAAAGGTGATGGCAGACCAAGATGGCTATGATAGAAGCCCTCCTAAGAGGGCAAAGGCTATGACAGAGCAAGATGGCTATGAGAGAAGCCCTCCTTCTAAGAGGGCAAAGGTGATAACAGAACAAGATGGCTATGACAGAAGCCCTCCTTCTAAGAGGGCAAAGGCAGTGACAGAAGGAGATGGCTATGACAGAAGCCCTCCTTCTAAGAGGGAAAAGGCTATGACAGAAGATGGCAATGACAGAAGCCCTAAGGGGAAAAGAAGCCATAGTCCTTCGAGCCCTGAAAGAGGGAGCGTAGCTCCTAGGAAGTATGATGAGAGCCCTTTCGAAGCTAATGGGCGCAGTGGCAGCAGCCCAAGTCCAAGGTATGAAAGGAGCCCTGCTGATGACCGGGACGATAATTAG